The Eubacteriales bacterium genome window below encodes:
- the murD gene encoding UDP-N-acetylmuramoyl-L-alanine--D-glutamate ligase, whose protein sequence is MVLNDKKALVVGMAKSGAAAARLLVDLGFFVSVYDAKEENELSKEVLSVLKDLTLEKYFKKDPTEAVYAADLIVISPGVPPTAPVYVLAKKLKKYIISELELGFQNANGDVIAVTGTNGKTTTVSLLGNIFENAGKCTHVVGNIGIPFTQEASKTKKGDKIVAEVSSYQLDDIDTFKPKVSAILNITPDHLNRYKTMENYIRSKSRIFENQTKDDFLVLNYDNKMTRSLSDKAKAKVLWFSIKDEVSEGAYLRDNDIVFKYGGIEKYICNKHQVFIPGEHNMENALAAVCIASVMGVSAQVLRHTLMSFKGVEHRIEFVREVGGVRYINDSKGTNPDATIKAIQAMNAPTVLLLGGYDKKSDFRELFHAFNGYIKAVVALGETAPKILKQQKKCLMTILFAHRALRRPSIWLQIMHSRG, encoded by the coding sequence ATGGTCTTAAATGACAAAAAAGCATTGGTAGTCGGAATGGCCAAAAGCGGAGCAGCCGCTGCAAGGCTGCTTGTTGATCTTGGCTTTTTTGTCAGCGTTTACGACGCAAAAGAAGAAAATGAATTAAGTAAAGAGGTATTAAGCGTTTTAAAAGATTTAACGCTTGAAAAGTATTTTAAAAAGGACCCGACTGAGGCAGTCTACGCGGCAGATTTAATAGTGATTAGCCCGGGAGTGCCACCGACGGCGCCTGTATATGTGCTTGCCAAAAAATTAAAGAAATATATAATTTCTGAGTTGGAACTTGGATTCCAAAACGCAAATGGAGATGTAATTGCAGTTACCGGAACAAACGGCAAGACTACAACAGTTTCACTGCTAGGTAATATCTTTGAAAATGCAGGGAAGTGTACACATGTAGTTGGCAATATTGGTATACCGTTTACACAAGAGGCATCTAAAACTAAAAAGGGTGATAAAATAGTTGCAGAAGTTTCATCTTATCAACTAGATGATATAGATACTTTTAAGCCAAAAGTGAGTGCAATATTGAATATTACACCAGACCATCTGAATAGATATAAAACAATGGAAAACTACATAAGATCTAAGTCCAGGATATTTGAAAACCAAACCAAAGATGATTTTTTGGTACTTAATTACGATAACAAAATGACACGCTCACTATCTGACAAAGCCAAAGCTAAAGTACTTTGGTTCAGCATAAAAGACGAAGTCAGCGAGGGAGCCTACCTAAGAGACAATGACATAGTATTTAAATATGGCGGAATAGAAAAGTATATATGTAATAAACACCAGGTTTTTATTCCAGGTGAACACAATATGGAAAACGCGCTTGCCGCAGTTTGTATTGCTAGCGTCATGGGTGTATCCGCACAAGTCCTGCGCCATACTCTTATGTCTTTTAAAGGTGTTGAGCATAGAATAGAGTTCGTCAGGGAAGTTGGCGGCGTAAGGTATATAAACGATTCGAAAGGCACAAATCCTGACGCCACGATAAAGGCAATACAAGCGATGAATGCGCCAACAGTGCTGCTGTTGGGCGGGTATGATAAAAAAAGCGATTTTAGGGAGTTGTTCCATGCGTTTAACGGCTATATAAAGGCCGTAGTAGCTTTAGGAGAAACAGCACCTAAGATCTTAAAACAGCAAAAGAAATGTCTTATGACAATATTGTTTGCGCATCGAGCTTTGAGGAGGCCGTCCATATGGCTGCAGATTATGCACAGCCGGGGATGA